Genomic DNA from Deltaproteobacteria bacterium:
CGTCCGTTGCAAATTTTTTTGCCTCGCTTACCAGACGCCGTGCCGAGGGGAGCCCCGCGTCGACGCTCCTTCCGGCTGCAATAGTCAATGCCCGTGCAGCATCCAACCGGGTAATGGCATCGGCAACCTTGAAGCTGACTCCCTGAAAGTTGCGGATTTTCTGGCCAAAGGCCTTTCTCCGGTCGGAGTATCGCACAGCAACCTCCAGGGCGGCGCGGGCCATGCCGAGGGAACCGCCCGCCGAGGTCAATCGCTCCGGAACCATCATGGTATTGAAAATTTCCGCGCCTTTGTTGATTTCACCGATCAGGTTCGATGCGGGCACCTTCACATCCCGGAAAATCAGACGGCCCGTGCCACCGCCCCTTGTGCCCATGAGCTTGTAGAGGTATTTGACCTCAACGCCGGGACGGTCCTTCTCAATCAGCATCAGGCTGATCCGTTCGTGAGGTTTTCCCTGCGGGTTGGTGTTGCAGTATACGATGAAAAAATCCGCCCCGTCCGCCGCCACGACAAACCGCTTCTGACCTTTGACGATAAAATAATCATCCTTGAGTTCCGCACGGGTCGTAGCGCCGAAAAAATCCGATCCCCCCCTCGGTTCGGTCAGGGCTTCCGCGGATATGAGATCGCCCTTCAGAAGAGGTTTAAGAAATTTCTCCTTCTGCGCTTCCGTTCCGAAGCTGTGAAGGGCCTGCCCAACGATGGACGGCATGGAGAAGGCGCAGCCCAAAGCCGTTCCCAAAACCCCGATTT
This window encodes:
- a CDS encoding acyl-CoA/acyl-ACP dehydrogenase, which codes for MLQDVFLDNEEAALKEEVRNFVKAEVSSDLVRKMDRDEITYPREFVRALGNRNLLGLRFPVAYGGRGLSWAAEIAALEEIGVLGTALGCAFSMPSIVGQALHSFGTEAQKEKFLKPLLKGDLISAEALTEPRGGSDFFGATTRAELKDDYFIVKGQKRFVVAADGADFFIVYCNTNPQGKPHERISLMLIEKDRPGVEVKYLYKLMGTRGGGTGRLIFRDVKVPASNLIGEINKGAEIFNTMMVPERLTSAGGSLGMARAALEVAVRYSDRRKAFGQKIRNFQGVSFKVADAITRLDAARALTIAAGRSVDAGLPSARRLVSEAKKFATDAAWDICNLAMQIVGGIGYTNVYPLERMIRDTRLIQIWTGTNDIMNLLIQHEYYREVLKDPNPGRMIEGDAEEAGQDEEKVYEDDEMWTKGW